A single Aminobacterium mobile DSM 12262 DNA region contains:
- a CDS encoding helix-turn-helix domain-containing protein, translating to MADQTLLNDTRDFWWTCVDRCVIRDKDLSPIDKTVYAVLCSFASTYERKCFPKVATIAAYARCSVRSTQESLKRLQSKKYLRRTPRYKNKRQLSSEYTLIGHRARNASPTRAHDVHQGGAPKAVAELESLELDTSLSEKREKFSPEARPSGGLYGTSNAKSQPTASTQYIPKATVELEEVPQVMRATVEYFLLKTGRKEITPQELSALKVLEKIHVPARVNHEIARAVARYEKLNRPLHSLTLEYIYESLKYQTSRRKGESETQEVSTSEDPYEKQRSADLKEWEARRQEALIEKYGGELP from the coding sequence GTGGCAGACCAGACACTTCTAAACGACACTCGTGATTTTTGGTGGACGTGTGTAGACCGGTGCGTCATTCGTGATAAAGACCTTTCTCCTATCGACAAAACCGTTTACGCCGTTCTTTGCAGCTTTGCGTCTACGTATGAGAGAAAATGTTTTCCTAAAGTGGCAACAATTGCCGCATATGCGAGGTGTTCCGTGCGCTCCACTCAAGAGAGCTTAAAACGACTGCAATCGAAAAAATATTTGAGGAGAACTCCTCGATACAAAAATAAGCGTCAGCTCTCTTCGGAATATACACTCATTGGCCACCGAGCGAGAAATGCATCTCCTACAAGGGCGCATGACGTACACCAGGGGGGTGCGCCAAAGGCAGTGGCGGAACTAGAATCACTTGAACTAGATACTTCTCTTTCAGAGAAGAGAGAAAAATTCTCTCCAGAAGCGCGTCCTTCAGGTGGCTTGTACGGAACATCAAACGCAAAATCCCAACCAACCGCTTCCACGCAATATATTCCTAAAGCGACAGTGGAACTGGAAGAAGTTCCTCAAGTAATGCGTGCAACGGTGGAGTATTTCCTACTCAAAACGGGAAGGAAGGAAATTACCCCACAAGAACTTTCCGCACTCAAAGTCCTCGAGAAAATTCATGTACCCGCACGTGTGAACCATGAGATCGCAAGGGCGGTGGCACGATATGAAAAGCTGAACCGTCCGCTCCACAGCCTGACTCTTGAATACATTTACGAAAGCTTGAAATATCAAACATCGAGGCGAAAGGGCGAGTCTGAAACTCAAGAGGTTTCCACATCTGAAGATCCATATGAAAAGCAACGATCGGCCGACTTGAAAGAGTGGGAGGCCAGGCGGCAGGAGGCCTTGATTGAAAAATACGGAGGTGAGTTGCCATGA